The genomic DNA CGGTGGCGTACCCGTACCGCTGGCTGACCGGTGCGGAGAACTGCGCCGCCGAGGCGGCCGCGCAGGCGATCGACATGATCAACAAGCAGATCGGCGCGGAGAACGTCGCGGCGATCATCATCGAGCCGATCCAGGGCGAGGGCGGCTTCATCGAGCCGGCCAAGGGCTTCCTGCCGGCGATCGTGGAGTACGCGAAGGCGAACGGCATCGTGTTCGTCGCGGACGAGATCCAGACCGGCTTCTGCCGGACCGGCCAGTGGTTCGCGTGCGAGGACGAGGGCGTCGTCCCGGACCTGATCACCACCGCCAAGGGCATCGCCGGCGGTCTGCCGCTGGCCGCGGTGACCGGCCGCGCCGAGATCATGGACGCCGCGCACGCGGGCGGCCTGGGCGGCACCTACGGCGGCAACCCGGTGGCCTGCGCCGCCGCGCTGGGGTCGATCCAGACCATGAAGGAGCTGGACCTCAACGCCAAGGCGCAGCGGATCGGCGAGGTCATGAAGGCCCGCCTGGCCGCGATGCAGGAGAAGTTCGAGGTGATCGGCGAGATCCGCGGCCGCGGCGCGATGATCGCGGTGGAGCTGGTGAAGCCGGGCTCCAAGGAGCCGAACCCCGAGGTGACCGCCGCGGTGGCGAAGGCCTGCCACGCCGAGGGCCTGGTGGTGCTGACCGCCGGCACCTACGGCAACGTGCTGCGCTTCCTGCCGCCGCTGGTGATGCCGGAGCACCTGCTGACCGAGGGCCTGGACATCATCGAGAACGCTTTCGCCGGCGCCTGAGCCTCCCGCTCGCACCCGGTCCGGACGGCCCGGCCCCACCTCGGGGCCGGGCCGTCCGGCGTTGCCGGGCCGGGCACAGGTCGGCCGGACATCCGGGCCGGGGTGGAGGTTGCACGGAAGCCGGTGAAGATGCTGTGCACATTGCCTGAGGTTGCTCTTGCCCGACAGCGGCTTTGACGTACTGTCATGACAGATGGACAGCGAACCGCAACCCTTAGCAACACCCTGCCCCGCCCGTGCGGCGGAGCCCCATGACCGATCGACCGACCGTCCGGCCCAAACCCCCCGGGCCGCACGGGACGGCGATCACCTCGGCCGCCCCGGAGCTCTCCCCCCTGCTCCGGGGCGGCCCCTTTTCGCTGTCGTGGGCATGGCGATCCCGGTCG from Kitasatospora terrestris includes the following:
- the gabT gene encoding 4-aminobutyrate--2-oxoglutarate transaminase; translated protein: MSAATPLPQERRLVTAIPGPKSQELQARKLGAVAAGVGTTLPVYVSRAGGGVLEDVDGNSLIDFGSGIAVTNVGNSAEAVVAKASEQLAAFTHTCFMVTPYEGYVAVAEQLNELTPGDHEKRTALFNSGAEAVENAVKIARAYTKRTAVVVFDHGYHGRTNLTMGLTAKNMPYKQGFGPFAPEIYRVPVAYPYRWLTGAENCAAEAAAQAIDMINKQIGAENVAAIIIEPIQGEGGFIEPAKGFLPAIVEYAKANGIVFVADEIQTGFCRTGQWFACEDEGVVPDLITTAKGIAGGLPLAAVTGRAEIMDAAHAGGLGGTYGGNPVACAAALGSIQTMKELDLNAKAQRIGEVMKARLAAMQEKFEVIGEIRGRGAMIAVELVKPGSKEPNPEVTAAVAKACHAEGLVVLTAGTYGNVLRFLPPLVMPEHLLTEGLDIIENAFAGA